In the Archocentrus centrarchus isolate MPI-CPG fArcCen1 chromosome 11, fArcCen1, whole genome shotgun sequence genome, taaaaaaaaaaaaaaaaaaaaaaaaggtaattttaTTTCAAGCATTCAGGATCTCACATGAAACACGCACCCCAGAGCTTGAGAAAATGCTGAACTTATCTCTTGAACATTATGACCACAGGACCATACTGAgctttgtaaatgtaaaaagtgctgcaactggaattacaaaatgaaaaaactaCTCTCGATTTCCAGAAGTCATTGTCTTTGtcacaacaaatttataagatttgtttgctttattttttcaaagaaattgtttttttttcatgtgtaggTTTTGGAAAGAAcagcacaacaggtgaaacaaatccAAAGAGGGCTGAAAGACACAGGTGTGTGGGAATTTTTCAGTTCCAGGCCTGATGCTGTGCCAGTACTTTTTCCAAGGGCCAGTGAGGCAGAGATAACCCCACAGGTAAGTTTACTTTGCAAAGATTAGAATTCAACACTGCATACAAATATCCATCTGTCACATATGCCCGCATATCCGTTAAGGTTAGTGGGTGGAGATGGTGCCTACACCCAGCGGTTGGGGGCAAGAGGTGGTGTACACTTGAGATGGCTTGTCAGCACATCCCAGTGCATGCCGACACTTACTCTTGTATTTCCTAtgtgtgtttttcacttttgGACTGAAAGACAAACATCTGTACACATCAAAAGTTCTGCCTTaacacagtttttcattttcttcagttaCCTACATTCCAAGTAATTTACagtgaaattttttttgtagatgGTAATCGATAACATAAACTGGCCTAAAGATGAAGATATAGATGAAGACATACTCTCGTTGGATGATCACTGTCTGAtcatgagcttcctccgaagatTCATAGAAAATGGTAAGCAAAGATTATACATTTTTCAATACACTTTATATATGCTTTTGGAAAGTGAATTATGAACATGTAAATAATCTTGCTAACATAATACATTCATTTGTGTCATAAAAGGAACATCAGACATCCTCAAGAGTTTACTAACATTCTGGACTGGCTGGGGTGTGCTATGCTCCAATCTCGAGGTCGAAGTTATTGACTGCAGTCTCCCACAGTCGTCCACTTGCTTCCTGACTTTGAAGCTAtccaaaaaccacaaaaactaTGAAGACTTCCACCAAGACCTTATGGCAAGCATTTCTTCGGACTATTCTGGTTTTGGTCAGATTTAAGCTGGGCCATTTGAACAACGAATGTTGTTGGTTATTGGTATTATTACTTTTAAATTGTTCTTATTGTTCAGTCTCTTGATAGACATGGATATTCTGGAATAATCCACTTGTTAATTATGTATTAGAATTTGACAGTACTCAgcgttgttgttgttctgatcAACTATAAAAACAGTTCCATATTATTGTAGGACgttttctgaaaacatttgcttaaaaaaaag is a window encoding:
- the LOC115788641 gene encoding uncharacterized protein LOC115788641, coding for MSNLQNGFLLDDETELKTLLFEGEQDHLTPSTSSLLLESDFFVVAGRIIGHSFLNGGPCLVGLSQGINHVLFGGEPETATVTESDCADQDVREVIRMLQGTKDLSEEEKSVVLSLTLPWDLPGVTVNNRHWLQEKILLHAVLERTAQQVKQIQRGLKDTGVWEFFSSRPDAVPVLFPRASEAEITPQMVIDNINWPKDEDIDEDILSLDDHCLIMSFLRRFIENGTSDILKSLLTFWTGWGVLCSNLEVEVIDCSLPQSSTCFLTLKLSKNHKNYEDFHQDLMASISSDYSGFGQI